Proteins found in one Salmo salar chromosome ssa26, Ssal_v3.1, whole genome shotgun sequence genomic segment:
- the LOC106588039 gene encoding CCAAT/enhancer-binding protein gamma yields the protein MSEGSQQKINTEQNRGTVSVIQSQASAPPGGSLQQVPQLVPVTPAGGGGGGGSSKATPPGKMKKTSGDKDSDEYRQRRERNNLAVKKSRMRSKQKAQDTQQRVNELKEENERLEAKIKLLSKELSVLKDLFLEHAHNLADNVQAPGVEGASPAHNNNNNGACNNNNNSSQ from the coding sequence ATGAGCGAGGGGTCGCAGCAGAAGATAAACACGGAGCAAAACAGAGGGACTGTTAGTGTGATCCAGAGCCAGGCTAGTGCACCACCAGGAGGAAGCTTACAGCAGGTACCCCAGCTAGTCCCTGTGACCCCagccggaggaggaggaggaggaggaagcagcAAGGCCACTCCACCCGGTAAGATGAAGAAGACGTCGGGGGACAAGGACAGTGACGAGTACCGTCAGAGGAGAGAGCGGAATAACCTGGCGGTGAAGAAGAGCAGAATGAGATCTAAACAGAAGGCCCAGGACACGCAGCAACGCGTCAACGAGCTGAAAGAGGAAAACGAGAGGTTGGAAGCTAAGATCAAGCTGCTCAGCAAGGAGCTGTCTGTCCTCAAGGACCTCTTCCTGGAGCACGCTCACAACCTGGCCGACAACGTCCAAGCGCCAGGCGTAGAGGGGGCCAGCCCcgcccacaacaacaacaacaatggggcgtgtaacaacaacaataacagcaGCCAGTGA